Proteins from one Telopea speciosissima isolate NSW1024214 ecotype Mountain lineage chromosome 1, Tspe_v1, whole genome shotgun sequence genomic window:
- the LOC122648764 gene encoding serine/arginine repetitive matrix protein 1-like, with protein MEDAYYYGKSQRLVSDTGSLTPQTQPNPSKFNWHFLYKAVLVTVLLVILPLFPSEAPEFVNHSLLTRNWELFHLLFVGIAVSYGLFSRRNVETEKENPPKFDSAQNYVSRIFQVSSVFDDDVDSPSGYDDNSKVQTWNSRYFRGESRLVVEQESSVPDEQSSIVTRISNKPLLLPVRSLKSRVSESETLESTKESSVFSGSLSRSSSSSSSSNGSVKTRNGEIGAVDPLDLEERLQENVVLPSPIPWRSRSGRMEMKEEPEVVTPPPYSLPPSADEAVIEREGLHSRSFRLPMSPSPKKLSPSPSVSPELQAKNMEDSARKKSSSTSSPPPTPPSPQVSHTSPLIASNSSPVSNGYSSQNMGMKKSFKDELKDLRSSRRGVRRRSDPGLDTLRSEVKSGAITEGMSMAKSVRTFRMSEPIAEARKTREYNGERMEEKTGKRSKEVEAMFMETTGRRAGGFKQLPINNEKPGQESSRPIPKSPLSKYPMEEKKEFLDKVIVETDKESDGEAEVEADADTHEIQRSSDKEEAASDTVTDAVVDGEVDKKADEFIAKFREQIRLQRIASIKRANGKVSGRTSR; from the coding sequence ATGGAGGATGCATACTATTATGGCAAATCCCAACGGCTAGTTTCAGACACGGGCTCTCTAACTCCACAAACCCAACCAAACCCAAGTAAGTTCAACTGGCATTTCCTGTATAAAGCTGTTCTTGTTACAGTTTTGCTTGTcattcttccacttttcccttCTGAAGCTCCTGAGTTCGTAAACCATTCTTTACTAACCAGAAACTGGGAGCTTTTTCATCTTCTATTCGTTGGTATTGCTGTATCTTACGGCCTATTCAGCCGACGAAATGTCGAAACAGAGAAGGAAAATCCACCGAAATTCGATAGTGCACAGAACTATGTCTCTAGAATTTTTCAGGTATCATCGGTTTTCGACGATGATGTCGATAGCCCATCTGGGTATGATGACAACAGCAAGGTCCAAACTTGGAACTCCCGTTATTTTAGAGGGGAATCCAGGCTTGTAGTTGAACAAGAAAGTTCAGTTCCTGATGAACAGAGTAGCATCGTCACCAGGATCAGTAACAAACCTCTGCTTTTGCCTGTTCGGAGCTTGAAATCGAGGGTTTCAGAATCAGAGACTCTTGAATCCACTAAAGAATCCAGTGTGTTCTCCGGTTCTCTTAGTAGGTCCAGTTCTAGTTCAAGTTCTTCTAACGGATCTGTCAAAACTAGGAATGGGGAGATTGGAGCTGTGGATCCTCTAGATTTGGAGGAGCGATTACAGGAAAATGTTGTCCTTCCTTCTCCAATTCCATGGAGATCGAGATCTGGAAGGATGGAAATGAAAGAAGAACCTGAAGTTGTTACTCCTCCTCCTTATTCTCTTCCTCCCTCAGCTGATGAAGCTGTAATTGAAAGGGAAGGGCTCCACTCTCGGTCTTTTCGGTTGCCCATGTCACCCTCACCGAAGAaactctctccttccccttctgtTTCACCAGAATTGCAAGCCAAGAATATGGAAGACTCAGCAAGGAAGAAGAGTTCTTCCACATCTTCTCCCCCTCCTACGCCACCCTCACCCCAGGTGAGCCACACATCCCCACTGATAGCATCAAATTCTAGTCCAGTTAGTAACGGGTATTCTTCTCAAAATATGGGAATGAAGAAGAGTTTCAAAGATGAATTGAAGGATTTGAGGAGCAGTAGAAGGGGTGTGAGGAGAAGAAGTGATCCTGGCCTGGATACCTTAAGGTCAGAAGTGAAATCAGGAGCCATAACTGAAGGTATGTCCATGGCCAAATCGGTTAGGACATTTAGAATGAGTGAACCCATTGCAGAGGCCAGGAAAACCAGAGAATACAATGGAGAGCGGATGGAGGAGAAAACAGGAAAAAGGTCGAAGGAAGTTGAAGCAATGTTCATGGAGACAACAGGAAGAAGAGCAGGAGGGTTCAAGCAACTGCCTATCAACAATGAGAAACCAGGTCAAGAGAGTTCCCGGCCAATTCCTAAGTCACCACTTTCCAAGTATCcgatggaagagaagaaagaattcTTGGACAAGGTTATTGTAGAAACTGACAAAGAGTCGGATGGTGAGGCTGAAGTTGAGGCTGATGCTGATACTCATGAAATTCAAAGAAGCTCGGACAAAGAAGAAGCTGCCTCCGATACTGTCACTGATGCAGTGGTTGATGGTGAGGTTGATAAGAAGGCTGATGAGTTCATAGCCAAGTTTAGAGAGCAGATTAGGCTTCAGAGAATTGCCTCAATCAAGAGAGCAAATGGGAAGGTCAGTGGTAGAACATCACGGTAA